One Limisphaerales bacterium DNA window includes the following coding sequences:
- the xylA gene encoding xylose isomerase → MAEFFPEVKTIEYEGADSKNPLSFKHYEAAEVVEGKPMADHLRFGVAYWHTMRGGGADPFGPGTALRPWEGADDVANAENRARVFFEFLEKLGAPFYCFHDRDVAPEGASLAESHANLDSVAAVLKEEQARTGKRLLWGTANLFSNPRYMHGAATSSNADAFAFAAAQVKKMLEVTKDLGGEGYVFWGGREGYQNWLNTDMHRELDHLAAFMHMAVDYAKEIGYTGQFMFEPKPKEPTKHQYDFDAAACINFLRTYGLEDHVKLNLETNHATLAGHSMEHEIDYAGGQGFLGSMDANTGDLLLGWDTDQFPTDIYLTTKCMLAVMKHGGLAPGGVNFDAKVRRESHEPIDLFHAHIGGMDAFARGLKIAAAIRADGRLAAFMKDRYASWDTGIGQQIENGEASFASLETYMLEKGDVTPNVSGRQEFLENLINEFI, encoded by the coding sequence ATGGCTGAATTTTTTCCTGAGGTAAAAACGATTGAGTACGAGGGTGCGGATTCCAAGAATCCGCTTTCCTTTAAACATTACGAGGCCGCCGAGGTGGTGGAGGGCAAGCCGATGGCCGATCACCTGCGCTTTGGCGTGGCGTATTGGCACACGATGCGCGGAGGCGGCGCGGATCCCTTCGGGCCGGGGACGGCGTTGCGCCCTTGGGAGGGGGCGGATGATGTGGCGAATGCGGAGAATCGGGCACGGGTGTTTTTTGAATTTTTGGAAAAACTGGGCGCGCCGTTTTATTGTTTTCACGATCGCGATGTGGCGCCGGAAGGGGCGTCGCTGGCGGAGAGCCATGCGAATCTCGATTCGGTGGCAGCGGTGTTGAAGGAGGAACAGGCGCGCACGGGGAAGCGGCTGCTTTGGGGCACGGCGAATTTGTTCAGCAACCCGCGCTACATGCACGGCGCGGCGACGAGTTCCAATGCGGACGCGTTTGCGTTTGCGGCGGCGCAGGTGAAGAAGATGCTGGAGGTGACGAAAGATCTCGGCGGCGAAGGTTATGTGTTTTGGGGCGGGCGCGAGGGATATCAAAATTGGCTGAACACGGACATGCACCGCGAGCTGGATCATCTCGCGGCGTTCATGCACATGGCGGTGGATTACGCGAAAGAGATTGGCTACACCGGCCAGTTTATGTTCGAGCCCAAACCGAAGGAGCCCACAAAACATCAGTACGATTTCGATGCCGCCGCGTGCATCAACTTTCTGCGCACGTATGGTTTGGAAGATCACGTGAAGCTGAACCTCGAGACCAATCACGCCACGCTGGCGGGTCACTCGATGGAGCATGAAATCGACTACGCCGGCGGGCAGGGTTTCCTCGGCTCGATGGACGCGAACACCGGTGATCTGTTGCTCGGCTGGGACACCGACCAATTTCCGACCGACATTTATCTCACCACCAAGTGCATGCTGGCGGTGATGAAACACGGCGGCCTCGCGCCGGGCGGAGTGAATTTTGATGCCAAAGTGCGCCGCGAAAGCCACGAGCCGATCGACCTTTTCCACGCGCACATCGGCGGCATGGACGCCTTCGCCCGCGGCCTAAAAATTGCCGCCGCGATCCGCGCAGACGGTCGTTTAGCCGCGTTCATGAAAGACCGCTACGCCAGCTGGGACACCGGCATCGGCCAACAAATTGAAAACGGCGAAGCCTCATTCGCAAGCCTCGAAACCTACATGCTCGAGAAAGGCGACGTCACCCCCAACGTCAGTGGTCGGCAGGAGTTCTTGGAGAACTTAATCAACGAGTTTATTTAG